The Flavobacterium marginilacus genome window below encodes:
- a CDS encoding response regulator transcription factor: MIKVCLADNYPVVHFGIKSYFKDHSEISIVANVGNFAMVKDILLSKEIDVLVLDLELEGLSSIFEIKSVLKNFPKTKIIFYSGLSEQIYAPNAIKAGVSGFVHKTEKLETLGQSIIKVNQGKIIMNEAVMKNIALIAKQSKSERLYRKLSNREVEVLRYLSDGKKNHEIAEILSLNEKTISTYKLRLLTKLNVTNLVDLVNKAKTLEIV; the protein is encoded by the coding sequence ATGATTAAAGTTTGTTTAGCAGATAACTATCCTGTAGTACATTTTGGAATAAAATCGTACTTCAAAGACCATTCTGAAATTTCAATCGTTGCAAACGTTGGAAATTTCGCTATGGTAAAAGACATCCTTCTTAGCAAAGAAATTGATGTCCTAGTGTTGGACCTGGAACTTGAAGGCCTTTCAAGTATTTTCGAAATCAAATCGGTTTTGAAAAATTTTCCAAAAACAAAAATTATTTTTTACAGCGGTCTTTCGGAACAGATTTACGCTCCAAATGCTATTAAAGCAGGGGTTTCTGGATTTGTCCACAAAACCGAAAAACTGGAAACTTTGGGTCAGTCGATCATCAAAGTAAACCAAGGTAAAATCATCATGAATGAAGCAGTCATGAAAAACATTGCTCTAATTGCAAAACAAAGCAAAAGCGAACGTTTGTACAGAAAACTTTCCAATCGTGAAGTTGAAGTACTGCGTTATTTGAGCGATGGAAAGAAAAACCATGAAATCGCTGAAATCTTATCGCTTAACGAAAAAACAATCAGTACTTACAAACTACGATTGCTGACTAAATTAAACGTTACGAATCTAGTAGATTTAGTAAACAAAGCTAAAACTTTAGAAATCGTTTAA
- the nadE gene encoding NAD(+) synthase, with translation MTKKRTLQIEKVNTHIVEWLKSYAENSKVNGFVIGISGGVDSAVTSTLCAQTGLKVLCVEMPIHQAPSHVSRAREHISQLKNRFPNVTSAAADLTSVFETFKKEVPTVSNEAVVNLSLANTRARLRMTTLYYFAGIHGLLVAGTGNKVEDFGVGFYTKYGDGGVDLSPIADLVKSEVYQLGAYLKIPDSILSASPTDGLFGDDRTDEDQLGASYDELEWAMDANDSETDPETFTERQKTVYEIYKKLNKNNQHKMNPIPVCIINC, from the coding sequence ATGACTAAAAAAAGAACCCTTCAGATCGAAAAAGTAAATACACATATTGTCGAATGGCTAAAAAGCTATGCTGAAAATTCAAAAGTTAATGGATTTGTTATAGGAATTTCCGGTGGTGTAGATTCAGCTGTAACCTCAACACTCTGCGCTCAGACCGGACTGAAAGTATTATGCGTTGAAATGCCAATCCATCAGGCACCAAGCCATGTTTCAAGAGCCAGAGAACATATTTCACAATTAAAAAACAGATTCCCAAATGTGACCAGCGCTGCTGCAGATTTAACTTCAGTTTTTGAAACATTCAAAAAAGAGGTTCCAACTGTTAGTAATGAAGCTGTTGTAAATTTATCTCTTGCTAATACACGTGCCCGTTTACGCATGACCACTTTGTACTATTTTGCCGGCATCCATGGATTACTGGTAGCTGGAACAGGAAACAAAGTAGAAGATTTTGGCGTGGGCTTTTACACTAAATACGGGGACGGCGGAGTTGATTTGAGTCCGATAGCCGATTTAGTAAAATCCGAAGTATATCAATTAGGTGCTTATTTAAAAATTCCGGACTCAATATTATCTGCTTCTCCTACAGACGGATTATTTGGCGACGACCGAACAGATGAAGATCAATTGGGCGCAAGTTACGATGAATTGGAATGGGCAATGGACGCAAATGATTCAGAAACTGACCCTGAAACTTTCACTGAACGTCAAAAAACAGTTTACGAAATTTATAAAAAACTTAACAAAAATAACCAGCATAAAATGAATCCAATACCTGTTTGTATAATAAATTGTTAA
- the dnaG gene encoding DNA primase, whose amino-acid sequence MIPQATIDTVFETARVEEVIGDFVQLKRAGSNFKGLSPFSDERSPSFMVSPAKGIWKDFSSGKGGNSVAFLMEHSHFTYPEAIRYLAKKYNIEIEETEQTEAEKANTDVRESMYLVSEFAKDYFHNTLLHSEEGKAIGLSYFKERGFTAETIKKFALGYSPETWDAFTKEALGKGYKLEFLESTGLTIAREDRPFDRFKSRVMFPIQSMSGRVLGFGGRILTNDKKAAKYLNSPESEIYHKSKVLYGIFQAKQSIAKLNNCFLVEGYTDVIQFNQAGIENVVASSGTALTPDQIRLVNRLTRNITVLFDGDAAGLRASIRGIDLILEEGMNVKVCTFPDGDDPDSFAKKTPHDDLVAYLDANAKDFIQFKASILMDEAKNDPVKKADLIRDMVTSISKIPDRIQREIYIQECSRIMDISEQVLTSTLAQLVQKDVAEVGKKVKQEQKAFEVVKNENPVQTAKVDVLYRLERKIIEILLLYGNKTEEFEDVFLRTNESGEIETVTEMKEYKVYQRIYLSLQEDEVELANPLFRDIFNDLIQYFLQNENLEFEKYLMQLNSDFAQEVTDILMEDERLVLHNWVGQNIIPKTKNETIGQYVSETILTMRWYLVDKIIDELKNSVSNEPGSDNTESMSMAMDYYKLINSFSKKLGRVMSRYS is encoded by the coding sequence TTGATACCACAAGCAACTATAGATACTGTTTTTGAAACCGCTCGGGTAGAGGAGGTTATCGGCGATTTTGTACAGTTAAAAAGAGCAGGAAGTAATTTTAAAGGACTCAGCCCGTTTTCGGATGAGCGTTCCCCATCGTTTATGGTGTCGCCGGCCAAAGGAATCTGGAAGGATTTTAGTTCTGGAAAAGGAGGGAATTCTGTTGCTTTCCTGATGGAACATTCGCATTTTACTTATCCGGAAGCCATTCGTTATTTGGCAAAAAAATACAATATCGAGATTGAGGAAACAGAACAGACTGAAGCAGAAAAAGCAAATACAGATGTTCGTGAAAGTATGTATCTCGTTTCTGAATTTGCAAAAGATTATTTTCATAATACACTGCTGCATTCCGAAGAAGGAAAGGCAATTGGTCTTTCGTATTTTAAAGAAAGAGGTTTTACAGCCGAAACTATAAAGAAATTTGCACTTGGATATTCTCCCGAAACTTGGGATGCATTTACTAAAGAAGCATTAGGAAAAGGATATAAATTAGAGTTTTTAGAAAGTACGGGATTAACTATTGCCCGTGAAGATCGCCCTTTTGACCGTTTCAAGAGCAGAGTGATGTTTCCTATCCAAAGTATGTCGGGAAGAGTACTTGGTTTTGGCGGCCGAATCTTGACGAATGATAAAAAAGCTGCCAAATATTTAAACTCGCCAGAGAGCGAGATTTACCATAAAAGTAAAGTGCTTTATGGTATTTTTCAGGCGAAACAATCAATTGCTAAGCTGAATAATTGTTTTTTGGTCGAAGGTTATACAGATGTTATTCAATTCAATCAAGCGGGTATCGAAAATGTTGTAGCTTCATCTGGAACGGCACTTACGCCAGATCAAATACGGTTAGTTAACAGACTGACAAGAAACATTACCGTTCTGTTTGACGGCGATGCCGCTGGACTTCGTGCTTCTATCCGAGGAATCGATTTGATTCTTGAAGAGGGAATGAATGTAAAAGTCTGTACTTTTCCAGACGGAGACGATCCTGATAGTTTTGCTAAAAAAACACCCCATGATGATTTGGTTGCTTACTTAGATGCTAATGCAAAGGATTTTATCCAGTTCAAGGCTTCGATTTTAATGGATGAAGCTAAGAATGATCCCGTTAAGAAAGCTGACCTGATTCGGGATATGGTGACGAGTATTTCAAAGATTCCGGATAGAATTCAGCGTGAAATTTACATTCAGGAATGTTCCAGAATAATGGATATTTCGGAACAGGTTCTGACAAGCACTTTGGCGCAGCTGGTGCAGAAAGATGTTGCCGAAGTTGGGAAAAAAGTAAAGCAGGAACAAAAAGCTTTTGAGGTTGTAAAAAATGAAAATCCTGTCCAGACTGCCAAAGTGGATGTGCTCTATCGTCTGGAGCGCAAAATAATTGAGATTCTTTTATTGTACGGGAATAAAACGGAGGAATTTGAAGATGTTTTTTTGAGAACAAATGAATCCGGTGAAATTGAAACTGTAACCGAGATGAAAGAATATAAGGTCTATCAAAGGATTTATCTGAGTCTGCAGGAAGATGAGGTGGAACTTGCCAATCCTTTATTCCGTGATATTTTTAATGATTTAATTCAATATTTTCTGCAGAATGAAAATCTGGAATTTGAAAAATATCTGATGCAGTTAAATTCTGATTTTGCTCAGGAAGTGACTGATATTTTAATGGAAGATGAAAGACTCGTGCTGCATAACTGGGTAGGACAGAATATTATTCCAAAAACTAAAAATGAAACCATTGGACAGTATGTGTCGGAAACTATTCTGACGATGCGCTGGTATCTGGTAGATAAAATTATAGATGAATTAAAAAACTCTGTATCAAATGAACCAGGTTCAGATAATACAGAGTCAATGTCAATGGCGATGGATTACTACAAGCTAATTAATTCGTTTTCAAAAAAATTAGGAAGAGTAATGTCGCGCTACAGTTAA
- the gldB gene encoding gliding motility lipoprotein GldB, which yields MKLFLLTIVCSLLLLSCDQKSKVEKAIEETSVETIKVERFDKEFFETSPKDLPKLKKKYPYFFSPQINDTVWTNKMTAPIWKEVYAEVEKKYPASEGIQSSIEALVQHMKYYFPKTKTPKVITLISDMDYNNKAIYADSLIIISLELYLGKEHKFYTFPKYLKQNFEERQMMPDVVTSFSLRKIVPPTEKNLLAQMIYIGKELYLKDILLPEYTDAEKMGYTPEQLVWCQENENYIWRYFIEREMLYSGDQKLISRFIDPSPFSKFYLEIDNDSPGRVGAWIGWQIVRSYMENNNVSADQLLKASAKEIFEQSKYKPKK from the coding sequence ATGAAATTATTTCTCTTAACGATAGTCTGTAGCCTGCTTTTGTTATCTTGTGATCAAAAAAGCAAAGTTGAAAAGGCCATCGAAGAAACATCTGTTGAAACTATTAAGGTTGAGCGTTTTGATAAAGAGTTTTTTGAAACCTCTCCAAAAGATTTGCCTAAATTAAAAAAGAAATATCCTTATTTTTTTTCGCCTCAGATTAATGATACTGTCTGGACCAATAAAATGACTGCTCCAATCTGGAAAGAAGTATATGCTGAAGTTGAAAAAAAATATCCAGCGTCTGAAGGGATTCAAAGCAGTATTGAAGCTTTGGTACAGCATATGAAATATTATTTTCCAAAGACTAAAACGCCAAAAGTAATTACTTTAATTTCGGATATGGATTATAATAATAAAGCCATTTATGCCGATTCATTAATCATAATTTCATTGGAACTATATTTAGGAAAAGAGCATAAATTCTACACTTTTCCAAAATATCTAAAGCAAAATTTTGAAGAAAGACAAATGATGCCGGACGTAGTGACTAGTTTTTCGCTTAGGAAAATAGTTCCTCCGACAGAGAAAAATCTGTTAGCACAGATGATTTATATTGGTAAGGAACTTTATCTGAAGGATATTCTGCTTCCGGAATATACAGATGCCGAAAAAATGGGATACACTCCAGAGCAGCTTGTCTGGTGTCAGGAAAATGAAAATTATATCTGGCGCTATTTTATTGAGAGGGAAATGCTTTACAGCGGTGACCAAAAGCTGATATCACGTTTTATTGACCCATCTCCATTTTCAAAATTTTATTTAGAGATTGATAATGATTCTCCCGGAAGAGTTGGTGCCTGGATAGGCTGGCAGATAGTTCGCTCGTATATGGAGAATAATAATGTTTCGGCAGACCAGTTGTTAAAAGCCAGTGCCAAAGAAATTTTTGAACAATCAAAATACAAACCCAAGAAATAA